A stretch of Saccharomyces eubayanus strain FM1318 chromosome I, whole genome shotgun sequence DNA encodes these proteins:
- the SAW1 gene encoding DNA-binding protein SAW1: MAPSIATVKIAKDMVLPLRIFVNRKHMLQSNNSSNNNPDATIFQAPLLSNNSIVCLKSPNTRIYLSQQDKKILCDEIKEDLLLILYELASPEIVTSVLSKIRIGHTIDFQTGVLPKLFAGACTEDTLSSHIQTVTRLAKFKYKLHYKNKWELDIYINNIKNIANIRHYLMFQTLTINGFSLNAGPKTLLTRKIEAQPQVPTLSEENEESGILDLPVEENIKPVIEFKYKPVINLGEIIDIHVLQRPRRHKVRVQPDQHLEEE, from the coding sequence ATGGCCCCAAGCATAGCAACCGTCAAAATAGCTAAGGACATGGTCCTTCCCCTACGTATATTTGTTAACAGAAAGCACATGCTTCAAAGCAATAATAGCAGTAATAATAATCCGGACGCAACTATATTTCAGGCACCTTTGTTATCAAACAACTCCATCGTTTGTTTAAAATCGCCGAATACaagaatatatttatcTCAACAGGATAAGAAGATCCTTTGTGATGAAATCAAGGAGGACCTGTTATTGATCCTTTACGAACTAGCATCTCCTGAGATTGTTACATCGGTGCTGAGCAAAATAAGAATTGGGCATACCATAGATTTCCAAACGGGTGTTTTGCCCAAACTTTTCGCAGGAGCTTGCACGGAGGACACGTTGTCTTCTCATATACAGACAGTAACAAGGCTGGCTAAATTTAAGTACAAGCTGCATTACAAAAACAAGTGGGAACTAGACATATACATCAATAACATCAAGAACATTGCTAACATCAGGCATTACTTGATGTTTCAAACGTTAACAATCAACGGGTTTTCACTCAATGCAGGTCCCAAAACCCTATTGACTAGGAAAATAGAAGCGCAACCACAGGTGCCTACTTTATCAGAAGAGAATGAGGAATCGGGTATATTAGATTTGCCAGTAGAAGAGAATATAAAACCAGTGATAGAATTCAAGTACAAACCCGTTATCAACTTGGGCGAAATTATCGATATCCACGTGTTGCAGAGACCAAGAAGACATAAAGTACGTGTTCAACCTGATCAACAtctagaagaagaatga
- the DRS2 gene encoding aminophospholipid-translocating P4-type ATPase DRS2: MSDDKKTPLQRKPGEDDTLFDIDFLDESTSPSGSHSKTTSSHANANYVPPVHAFPEETIDLDADDDNIENDMRENPFMSNNDDDQTSWNANRFDSNAYQPQSLRGGKPPGVFARFGNGLKNAFTFKRKKGPESFEMNPYNAVTNNEVDDSYLNSRNKFDIKILFNRYILRKNVGDADGNGEPRLIHVNDSLANSSFGYSDNHISTTKYNFATFLPKFLFQEFSKYANLFFLCTSAIQQVPHVSPTNRYTTIGTLLVVLIVSAMKECIEDIKRANSDKELNNSTAEIFSEAQDDFVEKRWIDIRVGDIIRVKSEEPIPADTIVLSSSEPEGLCYIETANLDGETNLKIKQSREETAKFIDSRTLKNMRGKVVSEQPNSSLYTYEGTMTLNDRQIPLSPEQMILRGATLRNTAWIFGLVIFTGHETKLMRNATATPIKRTAVEKIINRQIIALFTVLIVLILISSIGNVIMSTADAKHLSYLYLEGTNKAGLFFRDFLTFWILFSNLVPISLFVTVELIKYYQAFMIGSDLDLYYEETDTPTVVRTSSLVEELGQIEYIFSDKTGTLTRNIMEFKSCSIAGRCYIDKIPEDKIATIEDGIEVGFRKFEDLRKKLNDPSDEDSPIINDFLTLLATCHTVIPEFQSDGSIKYQAASPDEGALVQGGADLGYKFIIRKPNSVTVLIEETGEEKEYQLLNICEFNSTRKRMSAIFRFPDGSIKLFCKGADTVILERLNDEANEYVEATMRHLEDYASEGLRTLCLAVRDIPEGEYEEWNNIYNEAATTLDNRAQKLDDAANLIEKNLLLIGATAIEDKLQDGVPETIHTLQEAGIKIWVLTGDKQETAVNIGMSCRLLSEDMNLLIINEESKEDTERNLLEKIDALNEHQLSTHDMNTLALVIDGKSLSFALESELEDYLLTVAKLCKAVICCRVSPLQKALVVKMVKRKTSSLLLAIGDGANDVSMIQAAHVGVGISGMEGMQAARSADIAVGQFRFLKKLLLVHGSWSYQRISVAILYSFYKNTALYMTQFWYVFANAFSGQSIMESWTMSFYNLFFTVWPPFVIGVFDQFVSSRLLERYPQIYKLGQKGQFFSVYIFWGWIINGFFHSAIVFIGTILIYRYGFALNMHGELADHWSWGIAVYTTSVIIVLGKAALVTNQWTKFTLVAIPGSFLFWLVFFPIYASIFPHANVSREYYGVVKHTYGSGVFWLTLIVLPIFALVRDFLWKYYKRMYEPETYHVIQEMQKYNITDSRPHVQQFQNAIRKVRQVQRMKKQRGFAFSQAEEGGQEKIIRMYDTTQKRGKYGELQDASANPFSDNNGFENDGFGNTEPFIENPFADDTRNAHKANSSRDDFTFDL; the protein is encoded by the coding sequence ATGAGTGACGATAAAAAAACGCCTCTACAGAGGAAACCTGGGGAAGATGACACGCTTTTCGATATCGATTTCTTGGACGAGAGCACCTCTCCCTCGGGGTCCCATTCAAAGACTACAAGCTCACATGCTAATGCGAATTATGTGCCACCGGTCCATGCATTTCCCGAGGAAACGATCGATTTAGATGCTGACGATGATAATATTGAGAACGATATGCGCGAAAATCCATTTATGAGTAACAACGATGATGACCAAACGTCTTGGAATGCCAATAGGTTTGACTCGAATGCATATCAGCCGCAATCTTTGAGGGGCGGTAAGCCTCCCGGTGTCTTTGCTAGGTTCGGTAATGGTCTCAAAAACGCCTTCacattcaaaagaaagaaagggCCTGAAAGCTTCGAAATGAATCCTTACAATGCAGTAACCAACAATGAAGTCGATGATAGCTATTTGAACTCGAGAAACAAGTTCGACATCAAGATTCTTTTCAACCGATACATcttaagaaaaaatgttGGTGATGCAGATGGCAACGGCGAACCACGACTTATTCATGTCAACGACTCTCTGGCCAACTCATCGTTTGGTTATAGCGATAATCATATATCCACTACCAAGTATAACTTTGCTACATTTTTACCCAAGTTTCTGTTCCAAGAATTCTCAAAATATGCcaatctattttttttatgcaCATCTGCCATTCAACAAGTGCCCCACGTCTCACCAACCAATAGATACACCACCATCGGTACTTTACTTGTGGTGCTCATTGTCTCTGCCATGAAAGAATGTATCGAAGATATCAAGAGAGCCAATTCtgataaagaattaaaTAATTCGACCGCAGAAATCTTCTCGGAAGCACAAGATGACTTCGTTGAGAAGAGATGGATTGACATTCGTGTTGGTGACATAATTAGGGTAAAATCAGAAGAACCTATTCCTGCTGACACTATAGTCCTGTCATCCTCGGAACCCGAAGGTCTTTGCTATATCGAAACTGCCAACTTGGATGGTGAAACGAATCTAAAGATCAAACAGTCAAGAGAGGAAACAGCCAAATTCATCGATTCTAgaactttaaaaaatatgagAGGGAAGGTTGTTTCCGAACAACCAAACTCCAGCTTATATACGTATGAAGGTACTATGACGTTAAATGATCGCCAAATACCGTTATCGCCAGAAcaaatgattttgagaGGTGCAACTTTGAGAAACACTGCTTGGATATTTGGCCTAGTTATATTTACTGGTCATGAAACCAAACTGATGCGTAATGCTACTGCAACCCCCATCAAGAGAACCGCGGTTGAAAAGATTATCAACAGGCAAATCATTGCATTATTTACAGTCTTGATCGTgctgattttgatttcgtCTATTGGTAACGTAATTATGTCCACTGCTGATGCCAAACATCTTTCTTATCTTTACCTGGAGGGAACCAACAAAGCTGGGTTATTTTTTAGAGATTTCCTAACGTTTTggattttattttccaatttggTCCccatttctttatttgttACCGTTGAACTGATAAAATATTACCAAGCGTTTATGATAGGTTCGGATTTAGATTTATACTACGAAGAAACCGATACTCCCACTGTGGTTCGTACATCTTCTTTGGTCGAAGAGCTTGGTcaaattgaatatattttcaGTGACAAGACGGGAACTTTGACTAGAAATATTATGGAATTCAAGTCTTGCTCTATCGCAGGACGTTGTTATATTGATAAAATACCAGAGGACAAAATAGCTACCATAGAAGACGGGATTGAAGTTGGttttagaaaatttgaagatttgagaaaaaaactaaatgaTCCTTCTGACGAGGATTCACCTATTATCAATGATTTCTTGACATTATTGGCTACATGCCATACCGTTATTCCAGAATTCCAAAGCGATGGTTCTATTAAATATCAAGCAGCTTCTCCAGACGAAGGTGCGCTTGTTCAAGGTGGTGCGGATTTGGGATATAAGTTTATTATTCGTAAGCCAAACTCTGTAACCGTACtaattgaagaaactggtgaagaaaaagaatatcaaCTATTGAACATTTGCGAATTCAATTCTActagaaaaagaatgagcGCAATATTCAGATTTCCGGATGGCTCGATTAAATTATTCTGTAAAGGTGCAGATACTgtcattttggaaagacTAAACGATGAAGCTAACGAATATGTGGAAGCTACAATGAGACATTTGGAAGATTACGCATCGGAAGGTCTAAGAACCTTATGTCTGGCCGTAAGGGATATACCTGAAGGAGAATATGAAGAATGGAATAATATTTACAACGAGGCTGCCACGACATTAGATAACAGAGCTCAAAAATTAGATGATGCAGCAAAtctaattgaaaaaaatctgttaTTAATTGGTGCAACTGCTATTGAAGATAAGTTACAAGATGGTGTTCCAGAGACCATTCACACATTACAAGAAGCGGGTATCAAAATCTGGGTGTTAACTGGTGATAAACAAGAGACTGCTGTCAATATTGGTATGAGTTGTCGGTTACTGAGTGAAGATATGAATCTACTGATCATCAATGAAGAAAGTAAAGAGGACACTGAAAGGAATTTGTTAGAAAAGATTGATGCTCTTAACGAGCATCAACTATCAACGCACGACATGAACACTTTGGCACTTGTTATTGATGGTAAGTCATTAAGCTTTGCCCTGGAATCAGAATTGGAAGATTACTTACTAACTGTAGCCAAGCTTTGCAAAGCAGTTATATGTTGTCGTGTGTCTCCGCTACAAAAGGCTTTGGTTGTAAAAATGGTTAAAAGAAAGACATCCTCGCTATTACTAGCCATTGGTGATGGTGCTAACGATGTTAGTATGATTCAAGCCGCTCATGTCGGTGTTGGTATAAGTGGTATGGAAGGTATGCAAGCTGCCCGCTCTGCTGATATAGCTGTTGGTCAGTTcagatttttgaagaaattgttaCTGGTCCATGGTTCCTGGTCTTATCAAAGAATCTCTGTGGCAATCTTGTATTCATTTTACAAGAATACAGCTTTATACATGACACAATTTTGGTACGTTTTCGCAAATGCTTTTTCGGGTCAATCAATTATGGAATCATGGACGATGAGTTTCTacaatttgttttttactGTTTGGCCCCCTTTTGTTATTGGAGTTTTTGACCAATTTGTTAGTAGTAGATTACTTGAGCGTTATCCACAAATATACAAATTGGGACAAAAGGGCCAATTCTTCTCGGTCTACATCTTTTGGGGATGGATTATCAATGGATTTTTCCATTCTGCAATAGTTTTCATTGGGACCATTTTGATTTACAGATACGGGTTTGCCTTAAACATGCACGGCGAGCTGGCAGATCATTGGTCTTGGGGTATAGCTGTTTACACTACAagtgttattattgttctGGGGAAAGCCGCTTTAGTTACTAACCAGTGGACCAAGTTTACTCTAGTTGCCATCCCTGGATCCTTCTTATTTTGGTTAGTATTTTTCCCAATTTACGCTTCCATTTTCCCACACGCTAACGTTTCAAGGGAATATTACGGTGTGGTTAAACATACGTATGGGTCCGGTGTGTTTTGGTTGACTTTAATTGTCTTACCGATTTTTGCCTTAGTCAGAGACTTCTTATGGAaatattataaaagaaTGTACGAACCGGAAACATACCATGTTATCCAAGAAATGCAAAAGTATAATATAACCGATTCAAGACCGCATGTCCAGCAATTTCAGAATGCTATCAGGAAAGTGAGACAAGTacaaagaatgaaaaaacaaagaggGTTTGCCTTTTCCCAGGCTGAAGAAGGTGgtcaagaaaagatcatcaGAATGTACGATACTACCCAAAAGAGAGGTAAGTACGGTGAGTTGCAAGATGCTTCTGCGAACCCCTTTAGTGATAATAatggatttgaaaatgacGGCTTTGGAAACACAGAACCGTTTATTGAAAACCCATTCGCCGATGATACTAGGAACGCTCATAAAGCCAATTCCTCAAGAGACGACTTTACATTTGATTTGTGA
- the FRT2 gene encoding Frt2p yields the protein MQNAQTRRSSTDYKAGGARGASGNNKAGMNKRPLADVEGAETVLGHKSSVEAKPNVRWQASHSNLAALHDKEQRYEAEHHHARHKLHRQVIPDYTSASTAMFSDCMFNIGPEKVRSVSTMNPSGLSPKHPFNMGEKFKGPFPQHTVASKTHDGGAIITDHFPSLRQLQPQQHPAHRHYKHNDKDGLKSPSQSFVKDKKRLVHRFLKSMEPSPSPQSKEPSKLASPFNPVLAEPKAKPKFKPNPKLSERAPRRHSHISSTDSNSQIDISLQSLLYHDLESSPKLQGSGSLLANNSNRSVVSKSKGLSSRDVTSSSSSSLHSSSSSSSSSSLSASFSQSLAVDILDPPGNDKFSNSNLSLNSDELDYYQRHIALQLQQTEILLKHNLKDVVLKDEAELTKNITNFDKIIEELKGLRSKTIGWKELIEEDYLMNLQQDFDKENAESFESRLTDTINTNVAKLQELEERMAFCKERLVARKETMRKMESLLSLESSLMISKKNLKFMYKYRNEALDLVSLVVIVVICYVFKHIIWH from the coding sequence ATGCAAAATGCTCAAACTAGACGGTCTTCCACAGACTATAAAGCTGGCGGTGCACGTGGTGCAAGTGGTAACAACAAGGCTGGTATGAACAAAAGGCCTCTGGCAGATGTTGAGGGAGCAGAGACTGTGTTGGGTCACAAATCCTCGGTGGAAGCTAAACCGAATGTGCGATGGCAGGCTTCTCATAGCAATCTGGCTGCGTTGCATGACAAGGAGCAGAGGTACGAGGCGGAGCATCACCATGCTCGACATAAGCTTCATCGCCAAGTTATCCCAGACTACACTTCTGCTTCAACCGCGATGTTTAGTGACTGTATGTTCAACATAGGACCAGAGAAAGTGCGAAGTGTTAGCACGATGAATCCATCAGGACTTTCGCCGAAACACCCTTTCAATATGGGTGAAAAGTTTAAAGGGCCCTTCCCCCAGCACACTGTAGCCTCGAAGACTCACGATGGCGGGGCCATTATTACAGACCATTTCCCCTCTCTTCGGCAGCTGCAGCCCCAGCAGCATCCGGCACATCGCCACTACAAGCACAACGACAAGGACGGCTTGAAATCACCTTCTCAATCCTTTGTGaaggacaaaaaaagaCTGGTCCATCGTTTTCTGAAGTCAATGGAGCCGTCTCCATCCCCACAATCCAAAGAGCCGTCCAAGTTGGCTTCGCCTTTCAACCCCGTATTAGCTGAGCCTAAGGCCAAGCCCAAGTTCAAGCCCAATCCTAAACTTTCCGAGCGAGCCCCCAGGCGGCATTCACATATATCAAGCACTGATTCAAATTCACAGATAGATATATCGCTACAAAGCTTGCTTTATCATGATCTAGAGTCGTCTCCAAAGCTACAGGGTTCCGGTTCGCTCCTTGCCAATAATTCAAACAGATCCGTAGTTTCCAAATCTAAAGGACTTTCTTCAAGAGACGTgacatcttcttcgtcgtcgtcgttgCACTCATCCTCGTCATCCTCGTCGTCTTCCTCGCTGTCGGCATCCTTCTCACAATCTTTGGCAGTTGATATACTCGACCCCCCTGGCAACGATAAATTCAGTAACTCGAATCTGTCGCTAAACTCCGACGAATTGGACTACTATCAGCGTCACATTGCATTGCAACTGCAACAGACCGAAATTCTATTGAAACACAACTTGAAGGACGTAGTCTTAAAAGACGAAGCTGAATTGACCAAGAATATAACCAACTTCGACAAGATCATTGAGGAGCTGAAGGGCCTGAGGTCTAAGACCATTGGATGGAAAGAACTTATTGAAGAGGACTATCTGATGAACTTACAACAGGATTTCGATAAAGAGAATGCCGAATCGTTCGAATCACGTCTAACTGATACTATAAATACAAACGTTGCCAAATTACAAGAGTTAGAGGAGAGAATGGCATTTTGTAAGGAGAGATTGGTCGCCAGAAAGGAAACGATGAGGAAAATGGAAAGCCTTCTATCTTTGGAGAGCTCTTTGatgatttccaagaaaaatctaaaaTTCATGTACAAATACCGGAACGAGGCTCTTGACCTGGTTTCCCTGGTCGTCATCGTTGTGATATGCTACGTTTTTAAACATATAATATGgcattaa
- the MAK16 gene encoding ribosome biosynthesis protein MAK16, whose product MSDEIVWQVINQSFCSHRIKTPSGQTFCRNEYNVTGLCTRQSCPLANSKYATVKNDNGKLYLYMKTPERAHTPAKLWERIKLSKNYSKALQQIDEHLLHWSKFFRHKCKQRFTKLTQVMITERRLALREDERHYVGVAPKVKRREENRERKALVAAKIEKAIEKELMDRLKSGAYGDKPLNVDEKVWKKIMGQMEEENDQDEEEDWDEEEEESDDGEVEYVEDDGEGEYVDVNDLEKWLADSDKEASSASESESDSDSDSDDEDKDSSKRRKKTASAKAKRPKVEIEYEEEHELQNAEQEVAQ is encoded by the coding sequence ATGTCTGACGAAATTGTTTGGCAAGTGATCAACCAGAGCTTCTGCTCCCATAGAATCAAGACACCTAGTGGTCAAACTTTCTGTAGAAATGAGTATAACGTCACCGGGTTGTGTACCAGACAGTCATGCCCGTTAGCCAACTCCAAGTATGCAACAGTAAAGAATGATAACGGGAAGTTGTACCTGTATATGAAGACGCCAGAGAGAGCACATACCCCTGCCAAATTGTGGGAAAGAATCAAACTATCCAAGAATTATTCCAAGGCCTTACAACAGATCGACGAACATCTACTGCATTGGAGTAAGTTTTTCCGTCACAAGTGTAAGCAAAGATTTACCAAGTTGACGCAGGTCATGATAACGGAGAGACGTTTGGCGCTAAGGGAAGATGAAAGGCATTACGTTGGTGTGGCACCAAAGGtcaagagaagagaagagaacagagaaagaaaggcaTTGGTGGCTGCCAAGATCGAAAAGgcaattgaaaaggaattgatGGACAGATTGAAGAGTGGTGCTTACGGTGACAAGCCATTGAACGTGGACGAAAAGGTCTGGAAAAAGATAATGGGTCaaatggaagaagaaaacgacCAAgacgaggaagaagactgggacgaagaagaagaagagagcGACGACGGTGAGGTCGAATACGTGGAAGACGACGGTGAAGGTGAATACGTCGACGTGAACGATCTAGAAAAATGGTTAGCCGATTCTGATAAAGAAGCATCAAGTGCCAGTGAAAGCGAAAGCGATAGCGATAGCGACagtgacgatgaagacaaGGATAGCTCCAAGAGACGTAAGAAGACCGCTAGCGCTAAGGCTAAACGTCCAAAGGTCGAAATCGAATACGAAGAGGAGCACGAACTTCAAAATGCTGAACAAGAAGTGGCCCAATAA